One part of the Constrictibacter sp. MBR-5 genome encodes these proteins:
- a CDS encoding LLM class F420-dependent oxidoreductase, translated as MRFGISFPQVEIGTDPAVIRDFAQAVEGLGYAHLTCIDHVLGAARPDPNVPWSKHYTRERMFHEPFVTLGFLAAVTKTLELAPAVMILPQRQTALVAKQAAEVDVLSGGRLRFGVGLGWNAVEYEAMGQNFRTRARRIREQAELLRLLWTQELVTFDGTFDKIHEAGLNPLPVQRPIPLWFGAFDERAVERAAQLSDGWFLNPRMRPTNEGGELIGRFRQWIRDAGRDPTRVGIDATIHYGEGDEDRWAEELAHWRAFGVTHVTFRTMDAGLPGVTAHIDAFRRFKEISGA; from the coding sequence ATGCGCTTCGGGATATCCTTCCCGCAGGTCGAGATCGGCACCGACCCGGCGGTCATCCGCGACTTCGCGCAGGCTGTCGAGGGGCTCGGCTATGCGCATCTGACCTGTATCGACCACGTCCTGGGCGCGGCGCGTCCGGATCCGAACGTGCCGTGGTCGAAGCACTATACCCGCGAGCGCATGTTCCACGAGCCGTTCGTGACACTGGGTTTCCTGGCCGCCGTCACGAAGACGCTGGAATTGGCGCCGGCCGTGATGATCCTGCCGCAGCGCCAGACCGCGCTCGTCGCCAAGCAGGCGGCCGAGGTCGACGTGCTGTCCGGCGGCCGGCTGCGCTTCGGCGTCGGCCTCGGCTGGAACGCCGTCGAGTACGAGGCGATGGGCCAGAATTTCCGCACGCGCGCCCGCCGCATCCGCGAGCAGGCGGAACTGCTGCGCCTGCTCTGGACGCAGGAATTGGTCACCTTCGACGGCACCTTCGACAAGATCCACGAGGCCGGCCTCAACCCGCTGCCGGTGCAGCGGCCGATCCCGCTCTGGTTCGGCGCCTTCGACGAGCGCGCGGTGGAGCGCGCGGCGCAGCTGTCCGACGGCTGGTTCCTGAATCCGCGCATGCGCCCGACCAACGAGGGCGGCGAACTGATCGGCCGGTTCCGCCAGTGGATCCGCGACGCCGGCCGCGACCCGACCCGGGTCGGCATCGACGCCACCATCCATTACGGCGAGGGCGACGAGGATCGGTGGGCGGAGGAACTCGCCCACTGGCGCGCCTTCGGCGTCACCCACGTCACCTTCCGCACCATGGACGCCGGCCTGCCCGGCGTCACCGCCCACATCGACGCCTTCCGGCGCTTCAAGGAGATCAGCGGCGCATGA
- a CDS encoding antibiotic biosynthesis monooxygenase family protein, giving the protein MPEITAGAGCVTQITVAEAEEGKQDALLALMKERAAFMARQPGFISISLHRSLDGRRVVNYVQWSNREQLTAAHHTDAFREKWPEVGNAAEQIGLDLYEVAHVEA; this is encoded by the coding sequence ATGCCGGAGATCACAGCCGGTGCCGGCTGCGTCACGCAGATCACGGTCGCCGAAGCCGAGGAGGGCAAGCAGGACGCGCTGCTGGCCCTCATGAAGGAGCGTGCGGCGTTCATGGCGCGGCAGCCCGGCTTCATCTCGATCAGCCTGCACCGGAGCCTCGACGGCCGGCGGGTGGTCAACTACGTGCAGTGGTCGAACCGCGAGCAGCTCACCGCCGCGCATCACACCGACGCCTTTCGCGAGAAATGGCCGGAAGTCGGCAACGCGGCGGAACAGATCGGCCTCGATCTCTACGAGGTGGCGCACGTCGAGGCGTGA
- a CDS encoding TauD/TfdA family dioxygenase, with product MIEIRRLHPLYGAEIVGVDTGKPMNDDTFAAIREAFEEYSVLLFRDQSLDDARQIAFSERFGPLENTVSANSGGGGAFARQSNIDVETGEVIPSDDKRMLYQKANMLWHSDSSFKHVPALCSLLSARVVPAEGGATEFATMRAAYADLPEETKRRLEGLVAEHSLVYSRSLVDPDVTVMTDAQKAEVPPARQVMVRTNPVNGRKALYVGSHAFAILGWPDDAARAFIAELTAHATQPKYVLRHEWREGDMIVWDNRAVLHRATPFDNVKYRRLMQRTTVAGDAPTVPAAAA from the coding sequence ATGATCGAGATCCGCAGGTTGCACCCGCTCTACGGCGCGGAGATCGTCGGCGTCGACACCGGCAAGCCGATGAACGACGACACCTTCGCCGCGATCCGCGAGGCGTTCGAGGAATATTCCGTCCTGCTCTTCCGGGACCAGAGCCTCGACGATGCCCGCCAGATCGCCTTCAGCGAGCGCTTCGGCCCGCTGGAGAACACCGTCAGCGCCAATTCCGGCGGCGGCGGCGCCTTCGCGCGCCAGTCGAACATCGACGTGGAGACCGGCGAGGTCATCCCGTCCGACGACAAGCGCATGCTGTACCAGAAGGCGAACATGCTCTGGCACAGCGACAGTTCGTTCAAGCATGTGCCGGCGCTGTGCTCGCTGCTCTCGGCGCGGGTCGTGCCGGCCGAGGGCGGTGCGACCGAGTTTGCGACGATGCGCGCCGCCTATGCCGACCTGCCGGAGGAGACGAAGCGCCGGCTGGAGGGGCTGGTCGCCGAGCACAGCCTCGTCTATTCGCGCAGCCTCGTGGATCCCGACGTCACGGTCATGACCGACGCCCAGAAGGCCGAGGTGCCGCCGGCGCGCCAGGTGATGGTGCGCACCAACCCGGTGAACGGCCGCAAGGCCCTCTATGTCGGCTCGCACGCCTTCGCCATCCTCGGCTGGCCGGACGACGCGGCGCGCGCCTTCATCGCCGAACTCACCGCCCATGCGACGCAGCCGAAATACGTGCTGCGCCACGAATGGCGCGAGGGTGACATGATCGTCTGGGACAACCGCGCCGTCCTGCACCGCGCCACCCCCTTCGACAACGTGAAGTACCGCCGGCTGATGCAGCGCACGACGGTCGCCGGCGACGCGCCGACCGTTCCCGCCGCCGCGGCCTGA
- a CDS encoding response regulator produces MSLRVLIVEDEFFIALDLQDQVEDLGHVVTGIARDVGSCKTCAEEQPPDLALMDLRLANGSSGIDASRWLYEVLGVRCIFISGNLDDEAREVLSAVEPLAFLGKPILKHQLGRELSRCRDRLVRE; encoded by the coding sequence ATGAGCCTGCGCGTTCTGATCGTGGAGGACGAGTTCTTCATCGCGCTCGATCTTCAGGACCAGGTGGAGGATCTGGGCCACGTGGTGACTGGCATTGCGCGTGACGTCGGGAGCTGCAAGACGTGCGCGGAAGAGCAGCCGCCCGACCTCGCGTTGATGGATCTTCGTCTCGCAAACGGCTCGTCCGGTATCGATGCGTCCCGGTGGCTCTACGAGGTGCTGGGCGTGCGCTGCATCTTCATCAGCGGAAATCTCGACGACGAGGCACGCGAGGTCCTATCGGCTGTGGAGCCGCTCGCCTTCCTCGGAAAGCCCATCTTGAAGCATCAGCTGGGGCGAGAACTCTCGCGATGCCGGGACCGGCTGGTGCGCGAATAG
- a CDS encoding DMT family transporter encodes MLVMGLGILLLAGQAAIAKLLRGDHHAGEILFFRGLWALLPVAFLVWRAGGPRVIRPRRPLPTGARSVMNLAATAALITALGMLPLATVLAISFSSPLLVAALSGPCLGERVQWRCWGAIGIGFAGVLLITNPFAEETDWWILLPLGATILLALRDLVTRYEGGDEEATTMTFWTIVASIAGGAAAMLLFGLQWPAAEDWPLFAASGVMVGFGRFLIIRAFRLAAAAVVSPLKYLALVWGALIGYLVWGDVPGFLDVAGATVVVASGIYLATIGGRRG; translated from the coding sequence ATGCTCGTCATGGGGCTCGGCATCCTGCTGCTCGCCGGGCAGGCGGCGATCGCGAAGCTCCTCCGGGGCGACCATCATGCGGGCGAAATCCTCTTCTTCAGGGGATTGTGGGCGCTGCTGCCGGTGGCGTTCCTGGTCTGGCGGGCCGGCGGCCCGCGCGTGATCCGGCCGCGCCGACCGCTGCCGACGGGAGCACGGTCCGTGATGAACCTCGCGGCCACGGCCGCCCTCATCACCGCGCTTGGGATGCTGCCGCTGGCGACCGTCCTGGCGATCTCCTTCTCCAGCCCGCTGCTCGTCGCCGCCCTATCGGGTCCGTGCCTGGGCGAGCGCGTCCAATGGCGGTGCTGGGGCGCCATCGGCATCGGCTTCGCCGGCGTGCTCCTGATCACCAACCCGTTCGCCGAGGAGACCGACTGGTGGATCCTGCTGCCGCTCGGCGCCACGATCCTGCTGGCCCTGCGCGACCTCGTCACCCGCTACGAAGGCGGTGACGAGGAGGCGACGACCATGACCTTCTGGACAATCGTCGCCAGCATCGCGGGCGGTGCCGCCGCGATGCTTCTTTTCGGCCTGCAGTGGCCGGCCGCCGAAGATTGGCCGCTGTTCGCCGCGTCTGGCGTCATGGTCGGCTTCGGCCGGTTCCTGATCATCCGCGCCTTTCGCCTCGCCGCGGCCGCCGTGGTCAGCCCGCTCAAATACCTCGCCCTGGTCTGGGGCGCGCTGATCGGCTATCTGGTCTGGGGCGACGTGCCCGGTTTCCTCGACGTCGCCGGCGCGACCGTCGTCGTCGCCTCCGGCATCTATCTCGCCACGATCGGTGGCCGGCGGGGTTGA
- a CDS encoding alpha/beta hydrolase, translated as MLDAIAADFRGWTSDFAPMVPGPRGGRSGGADLPGQLRRMRPDIALLTLKSVLFGDCRQKLPLCGLPALVLQSRDDVAVPLEAAAYLAAHLPRARLELIDAEGHLPHLTDPALVQKALLAHLERCEGAGPPVAACAGSAGGHSAPASR; from the coding sequence ATGCTCGACGCCATCGCGGCGGATTTCCGTGGGTGGACCAGCGATTTCGCGCCCATGGTCCCTGGGCCGCGCGGCGGACGATCTGGCGGCGCAGACCTTCCTGGGCAGCTGCGGCGGATGCGGCCCGATATCGCCCTGCTGACCCTCAAGTCGGTCCTCTTCGGCGATTGCCGTCAGAAGCTGCCTCTTTGCGGCTTGCCGGCCCTGGTGCTCCAGAGCCGCGACGATGTCGCCGTTCCGCTGGAGGCTGCGGCGTATCTGGCGGCGCATCTGCCCAGGGCGCGGCTCGAACTGATCGATGCCGAGGGCCATCTCCCGCACCTGACCGATCCGGCCCTCGTGCAGAAGGCCCTGCTCGCGCATCTGGAGCGCTGCGAAGGTGCGGGACCGCCGGTCGCGGCTTGCGCTGGTTCTGCCGGCGGCCACTCTGCGCCTGCGTCCCGATAG
- a CDS encoding PaaI family thioesterase, protein MPDVGFRKWLGLTYAEMDDGRAVVSLDLDEDKRNVRDVAHGGVVASLIDVAMGTAAGGGNYDTRKRLVVTLELKVNYLAPASGKTLTATAEVVRSGSRTQVVRCDVRTDDGEVCATALGTFITRRPHANDRSASDRGAEAEGG, encoded by the coding sequence ATGCCCGACGTCGGTTTCCGCAAGTGGCTCGGCCTGACCTATGCCGAGATGGATGACGGCCGTGCGGTCGTCTCGCTCGACCTGGACGAGGACAAGCGCAACGTGCGCGACGTGGCGCACGGCGGGGTGGTCGCCTCGCTGATCGACGTGGCCATGGGAACGGCCGCCGGCGGCGGCAACTACGATACGCGCAAGCGCCTGGTCGTGACGCTCGAGCTGAAGGTGAATTATCTCGCCCCGGCGTCCGGCAAGACGCTCACCGCCACGGCGGAGGTGGTGCGCAGCGGCAGCCGGACACAGGTGGTGCGCTGCGACGTGCGCACCGATGACGGCGAGGTCTGCGCGACAGCGCTCGGCACGTTCATCACGCGCCGGCCCCATGCCAACGACCGCAGCGCCAGCGACCGGGGGGCCGAGGCGGAGGGCGGCTGA
- a CDS encoding glutathione S-transferase family protein, translating to MKLYNSVGPNPRVVRMFAAEKGIDLTKQEVDIRGGENRQGDYLKVNPAGQCPALELDDGSVLTEITAICEYLEEKQPDPPLIGRTPEERAETRMWTRRVDLGIVEPLANGFRFSQGLKMFENRMRCLPEAADGLKACAQDKLAWLDGQMQGRTFIAGERMTLADVLLFCFLDFGTQVKQPLNPDLKNVNAWFARMAARPSAAA from the coding sequence ATGAAACTCTACAATTCCGTCGGCCCCAACCCGCGTGTCGTCCGCATGTTCGCGGCCGAGAAGGGCATCGACCTGACGAAGCAGGAGGTCGACATCCGTGGCGGCGAGAACCGGCAGGGAGACTATCTGAAGGTCAATCCCGCCGGCCAGTGCCCCGCGCTCGAACTCGACGACGGGTCGGTCCTGACCGAGATCACCGCCATTTGCGAGTACCTTGAGGAGAAGCAGCCGGATCCGCCGCTGATCGGCCGTACGCCGGAAGAGCGGGCCGAGACGCGCATGTGGACCCGCCGCGTCGACCTCGGCATCGTCGAGCCGCTGGCGAACGGCTTCCGCTTCTCCCAGGGACTGAAGATGTTCGAGAACCGCATGCGCTGCCTGCCCGAAGCCGCGGACGGACTGAAGGCGTGCGCCCAGGACAAGCTCGCCTGGCTCGACGGCCAGATGCAGGGCCGGACCTTCATCGCGGGCGAGCGGATGACGCTCGCCGACGTCCTGCTGTTCTGCTTCCTGGATTTCGGCACGCAGGTGAAGCAGCCGCTGAACCCGGACCTGAAGAACGTGAACGCCTGGTTCGCGCGGATGGCGGCGCGGCCGAGCGCGGCCGCCTGA
- a CDS encoding MFS transporter yields the protein MRLAETHASGAGAGEIASTRAAFFVSGLAMAAWAPLVPYAKARLGVDDGTLGLLLLCLGGGSLMAMPLAGMLTAHLGCRRVILAAAAIIASALPVLTVGDHVAVVAAALLVFGAGLGTIDVAMNIQAVLVERASGRAIMSGFHGLFSLGGITGAGGTAAILWAGAPPLAAGAAVVAIMAALMLRYGSGLLRHGTGSAGPAFAVPRGPVLAIGILCFICFLTEGAMLDWSAVFLTDVRGVAAAQAGIAFALFSVAMTAGRFLGDRLVQAAGPTFVLVGGGLCAACGLTLAVLSPWSAAALSGFVLVGAGCSNVAPLLFSAAGRQRSMPEHLSVASVTTLGYAGVLAGPAGIGLVADHVGLGSALLGVAGLLTLMAAASPAVMRVTRSAERA from the coding sequence ATGAGGCTCGCGGAAACGCATGCCTCGGGGGCCGGCGCGGGCGAGATCGCCTCGACGCGGGCCGCCTTCTTCGTGTCCGGTCTCGCCATGGCGGCCTGGGCACCGCTCGTCCCCTATGCCAAGGCGCGGCTGGGCGTGGACGACGGCACGCTCGGCCTGCTGCTGCTCTGCCTCGGCGGCGGGTCGCTGATGGCGATGCCGCTCGCCGGGATGCTGACCGCGCACCTGGGATGCCGCCGGGTCATCCTGGCCGCCGCCGCGATCATCGCGAGCGCCCTGCCCGTGCTGACCGTCGGCGACCATGTCGCCGTGGTGGCGGCGGCCCTGCTGGTGTTCGGCGCCGGCCTCGGCACCATCGACGTGGCGATGAACATCCAGGCCGTGCTGGTCGAGCGGGCGAGCGGGCGGGCCATCATGTCGGGCTTCCACGGACTGTTCAGCCTGGGCGGCATCACCGGCGCCGGCGGCACGGCGGCCATCCTCTGGGCCGGCGCGCCGCCGCTGGCGGCCGGCGCGGCGGTGGTGGCGATCATGGCGGCGCTGATGCTGCGCTACGGCAGCGGCCTGCTGCGGCACGGCACCGGCAGCGCCGGACCGGCCTTCGCGGTGCCGCGCGGGCCCGTCCTGGCGATCGGCATCCTCTGCTTCATCTGCTTCCTGACCGAGGGCGCGATGCTGGACTGGAGCGCCGTCTTCCTCACCGACGTCCGCGGCGTCGCCGCGGCGCAGGCGGGAATCGCGTTCGCGCTGTTCTCGGTCGCGATGACGGCGGGACGGTTCCTCGGCGACCGGTTGGTGCAGGCGGCTGGTCCCACGTTTGTGCTCGTCGGCGGCGGGCTCTGCGCCGCCTGCGGACTGACGCTCGCCGTGCTGTCGCCGTGGTCGGCGGCGGCGCTGTCGGGCTTCGTGCTGGTCGGCGCCGGCTGCTCCAACGTGGCGCCGCTGCTGTTCTCGGCGGCGGGCCGCCAGCGCTCGATGCCGGAACATCTGAGCGTCGCATCGGTCACGACGCTGGGCTATGCCGGCGTCCTCGCCGGCCCGGCCGGCATCGGGCTGGTCGCGGACCATGTCGGCCTGGGCAGCGCGCTGCTGGGCGTGGCGGGCCTGCTGACCCTGATGGCCGCGGCCAGCCCTGCCGTCATGCGCGTGACGCGGAGCGCCGAGCGCGCATGA
- a CDS encoding HAMP domain-containing sensor histidine kinase has translation MWLYNYLSGLRYPRSYLGKILLVSFLGVHVPLIGLVGYIVLASSLAWPEVLPILIVTLVATLFGTGATLAALYALLSPVRAASKAVRDYLAAKTVPALPTGALDEAGRLMADVQEGITRLDIALDAAHAARLRAEEDRRSKFELLSRMSHELRTPLNHIIGFSEVMQHEMLGPLGGGAYVGYAGDINASGAGLLELIQSVLDLSQIESGGFVPETEAVDVAAVAVHVVALKRMLANQADVRIDLGGQAMLPTIAADPRAIKQIMLQIVSAAIAKAAPASTVKVALRRAGLAVSVICETTGEPLVRDDVPTAIASAFEGDATRLPASAGSESLSATGLALALTHSLTKLSGATLTVANTDANTGTGCRFALSFPIEAGSSRAGAAAA, from the coding sequence ATGTGGCTGTACAATTATCTTTCCGGACTCCGATACCCGCGGAGCTACCTGGGCAAGATCCTCCTGGTGAGCTTCCTGGGCGTGCACGTGCCGCTGATCGGGCTGGTCGGCTATATCGTCCTCGCGTCCTCGCTCGCCTGGCCGGAGGTGCTGCCGATCCTGATCGTCACCCTGGTGGCGACGCTGTTCGGCACGGGTGCCACCCTGGCGGCCCTCTACGCCCTGCTGTCGCCGGTGCGGGCGGCGTCCAAGGCGGTGCGCGACTATCTGGCGGCGAAGACCGTCCCGGCGCTGCCGACAGGCGCCCTCGACGAGGCGGGCCGCCTGATGGCCGACGTCCAGGAGGGCATCACCCGCCTCGACATCGCGCTGGACGCCGCGCATGCCGCGCGGCTGCGCGCCGAGGAGGACCGGCGGAGCAAGTTCGAGCTGCTGTCGCGGATGAGCCACGAACTGCGTACGCCGCTGAACCACATCATCGGCTTCTCCGAGGTGATGCAGCACGAGATGCTGGGCCCCCTCGGTGGCGGCGCCTATGTCGGCTATGCCGGCGACATCAACGCCAGCGGCGCCGGGCTCCTGGAATTGATCCAGAGCGTGCTCGACCTCAGCCAGATCGAGTCCGGCGGCTTCGTGCCGGAAACCGAGGCCGTCGACGTCGCCGCGGTCGCCGTGCATGTCGTCGCCCTGAAGCGGATGCTCGCCAACCAGGCGGACGTGCGCATCGACCTCGGCGGGCAGGCGATGCTGCCGACAATCGCCGCCGACCCGCGTGCGATCAAGCAGATCATGCTGCAGATCGTGTCGGCCGCCATCGCCAAGGCGGCGCCGGCAAGCACGGTCAAGGTGGCGCTGCGGCGCGCCGGCCTCGCCGTGAGCGTGATTTGCGAGACCACCGGCGAACCGCTGGTTCGCGACGACGTGCCAACCGCCATCGCGAGCGCCTTCGAGGGCGACGCTACGCGCCTGCCGGCCAGCGCCGGGAGCGAGTCGCTCAGCGCGACGGGGCTGGCGCTGGCGCTGACCCACTCGCTGACGAAGCTGAGCGGCGCCACGCTGACGGTCGCGAACACCGACGCGAATACGGGCACCGGCTGCCGCTTCGCGCTTTCCTTCCCGATCGAAGCCGGGAGCAGCCGGGCCGGTGCGGCCGCCGCCTGA
- a CDS encoding alpha/beta fold hydrolase, with amino-acid sequence MQTLAHKLNARVVGKGDTAIVLSRGFGTDQSVWEPLPPALAARYRVLLYDLASAPTAHPDVFDLRRHGEMAGYAEDLAMLMRWFGIDRCHFVGHSMSGMLDLVAASPRPSASRVSS; translated from the coding sequence ATGCAGACGCTCGCTCACAAGCTCAATGCCCGCGTCGTCGGGAAGGGCGACACGGCGATCGTCCTCTCGCGCGGGTTCGGAACCGATCAGAGTGTCTGGGAGCCGCTTCCCCCGGCGCTGGCCGCACGCTATCGGGTCCTTCTCTACGACCTCGCGAGTGCGCCGACGGCACACCCGGACGTCTTCGATCTGCGCAGGCACGGGGAAATGGCCGGCTATGCCGAGGACCTCGCGATGCTGATGCGGTGGTTCGGCATCGATCGGTGTCATTTCGTCGGCCATTCGATGAGCGGCATGCTGGACCTCGTCGCTGCCAGTCCCCGTCCGAGCGCTTCCAGAGTCTCTTCCTGA
- a CDS encoding C-terminal binding protein, with the protein MHILITDRNFQGEPLLEREAAGKGAEIEIFDAPDQVTDAAWARADAVVTYRGTRTVTANMAKLQRCRIIVRGGVGYDGLDLSGLGARGIAVCTVPDYGTTEVADHAIALMLALRRGIVSYHDGLRADPHANWRFRLPPVVDRLRGATFGVVGLGRIGTAAARRAQAFDMRVQFFDPHLPDGVDLATGWHRVKTLAELFETSNAVSIHTPLTDETRGMIDADCFARMPDNAVLVNTARGAVVDVDALYEALKAGRPAAAALDVLPVEPADRAHPLVQAYAAREAWQEGRLILTPHAAFYTEPGLLDMRRKAVGTIAAYLRDGVLRNCVNGAYLNS; encoded by the coding sequence ATGCACATCCTCATCACCGACCGGAACTTCCAGGGGGAGCCGCTCCTGGAGCGCGAGGCCGCCGGCAAGGGGGCCGAGATCGAGATCTTCGACGCGCCGGACCAGGTGACCGACGCCGCCTGGGCGCGCGCCGACGCCGTGGTGACCTATCGTGGCACGCGCACGGTGACGGCCAACATGGCGAAGCTGCAGCGCTGCCGCATCATCGTGCGCGGCGGCGTCGGCTATGACGGGCTCGACCTGTCGGGTCTGGGCGCCCGCGGCATCGCCGTCTGCACGGTTCCCGACTACGGCACGACCGAGGTCGCCGACCACGCCATCGCCCTCATGCTCGCCCTGCGCCGCGGCATCGTCAGCTATCACGACGGCCTGCGCGCCGACCCGCACGCCAACTGGCGCTTCCGGCTGCCGCCGGTGGTGGACCGGCTGCGCGGCGCCACCTTCGGCGTCGTCGGGCTCGGCCGAATCGGCACCGCGGCGGCGCGCCGCGCCCAGGCCTTCGACATGCGGGTGCAGTTCTTCGATCCGCACCTGCCCGACGGCGTCGATCTCGCCACGGGCTGGCACCGCGTGAAGACGCTGGCCGAACTGTTCGAGACCTCGAACGCCGTCAGCATCCACACGCCGCTCACCGACGAGACGCGCGGCATGATCGACGCCGACTGCTTCGCGCGGATGCCCGACAACGCCGTCCTGGTGAACACGGCGCGCGGCGCGGTGGTCGACGTCGATGCGCTCTACGAGGCGCTGAAGGCCGGCCGTCCCGCCGCGGCGGCCCTGGACGTCCTGCCCGTCGAGCCGGCCGACAGGGCGCATCCCCTGGTACAGGCCTACGCGGCGCGCGAGGCGTGGCAGGAGGGCCGCCTCATCCTGACGCCGCACGCCGCCTTCTACACGGAGCCCGGCCTGCTCGACATGCGCCGCAAGGCGGTCGGCACGATCGCCGCCTATCTGCGCGACGGCGTCCTGCGCAACTGCGTCAACGGCGCATATCTGAACAGCTAG
- a CDS encoding YbjQ family protein, translating into MTITVTTTHAVEGRKIAGYLGIVTGEAVMGTNFVSDWFAGIRDVFGGRSGSYQKLLNRAKDQAVADLRERAVELGADAVVGVDLDYQVIGGDEKTLLLVVANGTAVKLG; encoded by the coding sequence ATGACCATCACCGTCACCACCACCCACGCCGTCGAAGGCCGCAAGATCGCGGGCTATCTGGGCATCGTCACCGGCGAGGCGGTGATGGGGACCAACTTCGTGTCCGACTGGTTCGCCGGCATCCGCGACGTGTTCGGCGGGCGTAGCGGCTCGTACCAGAAGCTGCTGAACCGGGCGAAGGACCAAGCCGTGGCCGACCTGCGCGAGCGGGCGGTCGAGCTGGGCGCGGATGCGGTCGTCGGCGTCGACCTGGACTATCAGGTCATCGGCGGCGACGAGAAGACGCTGCTGCTGGTGGTCGCCAACGGCACGGCGGTCAAGCTCGGCTGA
- a CDS encoding histidine kinase dimerization/phosphoacceptor domain -containing protein, producing MAGTSRNLQTEVLRDAVFDAVPHGYLVLDPEFNIIDVNQQYLDLTRTRRKDLVGVAMFEAFPDNPDDPTADGVRNLRASLETARSTGRPHAMAVQKYDIPLRGPGGGFEERYWKPLNTPVLRQGKVVALIHHVRDVTEETLFRRDQAIRLRSAQRLNDLAFWEYDPSTETIYVSRAFALMLGLPEREGTIPAPECFALMHAEDRSNVHAAFEQEVHSPEHTTVAFTHRLVLEDGTTRWLSSHGELVRDHREALPRFIVVSLDITASKEREEKLAETLEDRDRLLAQKEALLGEVNHRIKNSLQLVASILNTDARRAGDGEVRERLEGAASRVRAVTSVHEMLYRSNEVKTVAFGDYLRELCGNLAAGDAGRDGVEIQCEPAEVKLPADKAIPLALIVNELATNAIKHGLAGVPHGIIRVATSLEAGDLVLEVSDNGTGKAEGAKEGLGTGIIRGLVGQLGASLSTSPPVTRHRVVIRVPLQAG from the coding sequence ATGGCTGGAACATCAAGAAATCTGCAAACCGAAGTTCTTCGCGACGCTGTGTTCGACGCGGTTCCACATGGCTATCTGGTCCTCGATCCTGAATTCAACATCATCGACGTCAACCAGCAATATCTGGACCTTACCAGGACCCGTCGGAAGGACCTGGTCGGCGTCGCGATGTTCGAAGCGTTTCCGGACAATCCGGACGATCCGACCGCCGACGGCGTGCGCAACCTTCGCGCTTCGTTGGAGACGGCGCGCTCGACGGGCCGTCCGCACGCCATGGCGGTTCAGAAATACGACATCCCCCTTCGAGGACCGGGAGGCGGTTTCGAGGAGCGTTACTGGAAGCCGCTCAACACGCCGGTCCTGCGCCAGGGCAAGGTCGTGGCGCTGATCCACCATGTCCGGGATGTCACCGAGGAGACTCTGTTTCGCCGCGACCAGGCAATCCGTCTGCGTTCGGCTCAGCGGCTCAACGATCTCGCGTTCTGGGAATATGACCCCAGCACCGAGACCATCTACGTCTCGCGTGCCTTCGCCCTCATGCTGGGCCTGCCGGAACGGGAGGGCACGATTCCGGCGCCCGAGTGCTTCGCCCTCATGCACGCCGAGGACCGGTCCAACGTTCACGCCGCGTTCGAGCAGGAAGTTCACTCCCCGGAACATACGACCGTGGCCTTCACGCACCGCCTAGTGCTGGAGGATGGCACGACGCGGTGGTTGTCGTCACATGGAGAACTCGTGCGCGACCATCGTGAAGCGTTGCCCCGGTTCATCGTCGTCAGCCTCGACATCACTGCCTCGAAGGAGCGCGAGGAGAAACTGGCAGAGACGCTGGAAGACCGGGACCGCCTGCTCGCGCAGAAGGAGGCGCTCCTGGGGGAGGTCAACCACCGTATCAAGAACAGCCTCCAGCTCGTGGCCAGCATCCTCAACACCGACGCGCGCAGGGCCGGTGACGGCGAAGTGCGCGAACGGCTCGAAGGGGCGGCCTCGAGGGTCCGGGCGGTCACATCCGTGCACGAGATGCTCTACCGTTCCAACGAGGTGAAGACCGTCGCCTTCGGGGACTATCTCCGCGAACTGTGCGGGAATCTTGCCGCTGGCGATGCCGGGAGAGATGGTGTGGAAATCCAGTGCGAGCCTGCCGAGGTGAAGTTGCCGGCCGACAAGGCCATCCCACTCGCGCTGATCGTGAACGAGTTGGCGACGAACGCGATCAAGCACGGGCTCGCAGGAGTTCCGCATGGGATCATCAGGGTCGCGACCAGTCTGGAAGCTGGCGACCTGGTGCTCGAAGTGTCCGACAACGGAACTGGGAAGGCCGAAGGCGCCAAGGAAGGCCTGGGCACCGGCATCATCCGCGGTCTGGTTGGGCAACTCGGCGCCTCCTTGAGCACGAGCCCCCCGGTGACCCGGCATCGGGTGGTCATCCGTGTGCCGCTCCAGGCCGGATGA